Proteins from a genomic interval of Bradyrhizobium sp. CCGB01:
- a CDS encoding nuclear transport factor 2 family protein, translating to MTTTAMLRAFCDAVEQRNGRAFAELFTEDGVYHDVFYGAFEGRSKIAAMVDDWFYRTATDFRWDMHDPVTDGATLYARYTFSYRSTLPEANGARAMFEGVAIMTLRDGRIVSYHEVANTAPAFVDLKFAPERIAKIVGKQGAELKARPEMKRHLG from the coding sequence ATGACCACCACCGCCATGCTGCGCGCCTTCTGCGACGCGGTCGAGCAACGCAACGGCCGAGCGTTCGCCGAGCTGTTCACCGAGGACGGTGTCTATCACGACGTGTTCTACGGCGCCTTCGAAGGCCGCTCCAAAATCGCGGCGATGGTCGACGACTGGTTCTATCGCACGGCGACCGATTTTCGCTGGGACATGCACGACCCCGTCACTGACGGCGCCACGCTCTATGCGCGCTACACCTTCAGCTATCGCTCGACCCTGCCGGAAGCGAACGGCGCGCGCGCGATGTTCGAGGGCGTCGCGATCATGACGCTGCGCGACGGCAGGATCGTCAGCTATCACGAGGTCGCCAACACCGCGCCGGCGTTTGTCGATTTGAAGTTCGCGCCGGAGCGGATCGCGAAGATCGTCGGCAAGCAGGGCGCGGAGCTCAAGGCGCGGCCGGAGATGAAGCGGCATCTGGGCTGA